A genomic region of Trueperaceae bacterium contains the following coding sequences:
- the hisA gene encoding 1-(5-phosphoribosyl)-5-[(5-phosphoribosylamino)methylideneamino]imidazole-4-carboxamide isomerase, whose protein sequence is MFLVVPCIDIQQGRAVRLFEGDPGRETVYFADPLEAARKWDALGATWLHVVDLDATIGSGQNAQAVARLAAGVGAKVELGGGVRSVAAGREWLAVLDRVVLGTVAITDPDVVSALLEEFGPERVCVSIDARGGRVAVRGWAETTELDAVQLAGRMVARGVTHVIYTDISRDGTMRGVDEEPVARMRDAFPGTLMAGGGVGTDADLDVYERLGLQGAIVGRALYEGRIGYPRTT, encoded by the coding sequence TGCATAGACATCCAGCAAGGCCGCGCGGTGCGGCTCTTCGAGGGCGACCCCGGGCGCGAGACCGTCTACTTCGCCGATCCGCTCGAGGCCGCCCGGAAGTGGGACGCCCTCGGCGCGACCTGGCTGCACGTGGTCGACCTCGACGCCACCATCGGCAGCGGCCAGAACGCGCAGGCGGTCGCCCGCCTCGCCGCAGGGGTCGGCGCCAAGGTCGAGCTGGGCGGCGGGGTCAGGAGCGTCGCAGCCGGGCGCGAGTGGCTCGCGGTGCTCGACCGTGTGGTGCTCGGCACCGTCGCCATCACCGACCCGGACGTGGTGAGCGCCCTGCTCGAGGAGTTCGGCCCGGAGCGCGTATGCGTCTCGATAGACGCGCGCGGCGGCCGCGTCGCCGTGCGCGGTTGGGCGGAGACGACGGAGCTCGACGCCGTCCAACTCGCCGGCCGGATGGTCGCTCGTGGCGTTACGCACGTCATCTACACGGACATCTCCCGCGATGGCACCATGCGCGGCGTGGACGAGGAGCCGGTGGCGCGCATGCGCGACGCGTTCCCCGGCACGCTCATGGCGGGCGGCGGGGTGGGCACGGACGCCGACCTGGACGTGTACGAGCGCCTCGGGCTCCAGGGAGCGATCGTCGGCCGCGCCCTGTACGAGGGGAGGATCGGTTATCCCAGAACTACCTGA